From the Fusobacterium ulcerans ATCC 49185 genome, the window GTGATATAGAAAAAAACTTTTTACAAAGTTCTATCAATACAAATACCAAATGTAAAATTTGTAGATACTTCAAACTATGTAGAAGCGGATGTAGAAGACATAAGGAAATGAATTCAGAAGATGTATTGGAAAATAGATTCTGTCCAAGTTATATGAGTTTCTTTAATAAGAACATGTCTAAAATAGTTAAGGTAGCAGAATTTCTTTTAAAAAACCAATAGAAAACAAGAGGATAATTTAATTTTTTATTATTATCCTCTTGTTCTTTTTTCAATTCATATTAAAAAAATTTAGTAATCTATTATAAAAATTTCAGGGTTTTTATTTGGTTTTTCTATTTTCCTTTACTTCACTTGCTATTTCTTCATATATACTTAATAATGTTTCTTTTTCTCCAACATTTCCTGGAAAAACTATATATGGTAGATCTGGATATTTACTTTCTTTTCCTGAAAGCCACACTGGAATCCCAGGAGCTAATTGCCCCAATACTTTTGCTTTTCTTATCCCTAAGCCTTTTGTAGCAGTATCACTTGATGTTATACCTCCTTTAGCTATAATAAAAGCAGGTCTTATTTCTATATTTTTTATTATATCTATCAACCCATCAGATATTTTTGTTGCTATTTTTAATTGTTCATCCTCAGTTCCATTTGGAATATCTAATCTTTTTCTTTTTGTATAAATAACAATATCTTTTCCTTGAGAAATTATTTCTTCTGCCTTTTTTGTAACTCTTTCTATTTCTTTTTCAAATTTTTTATTATCTAATACCAAATGTTGATTAAACTCCAACTGTATTATTGAACTTTTTTTTAATTCTTCCAATTGCTCTGTTGTCTTAGTTACATGCGAACCTATTATTATTACTCCACCATTTCTAGTCTTTAAATTCAAAATATCATCTCTAGTAAGCAATTCTCTTTCTTTACAAGCAGATAATACTTTTACCAACGAAGCTGCTCCTCTAATAATATATTCTTTCCCAAAATATATTGCTCTCAAAAAACATATTGCAAATATTTTTAAATCATAATAATTTACAGAATCTACAATTACTTTATTAAAAGTAGAAACATTTAAAAGTTTCTTAGTTATTTCATCAATTTTCATCTCTCTAATGTCTTCAAGTTTTATCTTTACAGCTTTTTTCTCTTGAAATTTTCCTTTTGATTTCTCCTCACACCATTTTGCTAAATCAGAATTTTTATACAAAAAACTTTTATCTTTTGCAAATTCAGTTTCCCCTACAGGTATTAACTCTTCATTATTTAGTATATAATGAACCCCATCTATTGTTACTCTTTTTCCTTCAAAAAAAAACGGACATATTATTTCTCCATCTATTTTTCTATTAAGCTTATCTTCATATTCAGCTTTTAATGTTTCTGTCTCTATGGGATAGTGCCCTCTTAAAGTAGAATCTCCTCGACTATATATAAAAAAATTCTTTTCTTCACTCATTTCTATAATGGAGTCTATTATCTCTTTATGAACTGTTATTGTTTTTTCTTCAGAAAAACTTCTGGAATTAGTTAAAATAAAAAATAACCTATTATTTTCATTTATAGCTTCACTTATTGTTTCTTTCTCCCAGTCACAATAAACCATGATATCATTTACTGTTTGAGTCCCAGTAGGATCATCATCTAAAACTATTATTTTTTTATCTAATTTTTTCAACTCTATTTTTAATAATTCCTCAATTTCATTTTTTTGATCTTTAGTATATTCAAAATTTAATATTTCTTTCATGTTCCCACTCCTTGCTATTCTTTAGCTTTCAATTCACTTTTTATTGACAGTACAACCATCATCAACGCTGCTAATAAAAATAATGCTGCTATCGGAGATTTCATAATTGGCATAAAAGATCCTTCTGTTCTCATAAGAGATCGACGTATATTCTCTTCTAATAATGGTGAAAGAATAAATCCTACTACCAATGGGGCTAATGGGAATTTAAAATATTTCATTATAAAACCTACTATTCCAAATGCTACCATAACTGTTATGTCAAATACTCTGTTATTAGCTGAAAATGCTCCTACATAGCAAAATGCTATTACTATTGGCAAAAGAAAAGCTGTAGGTACTTTCAATATTTTGGTAAATACTGGAAGTCCTAATTTTTCCAGTATTAGCATACATACATTTGCAAAAATAAAAGCTGCAAATAAGGCATATAAAAGTTCCCCATTTGTTTCAAAAAGCAATGGTCCTGGTGTCAATCCATGAATCTGAAATCCTGCTAAAATCATAGAAGTTGCATTATCACCAGGAATTCCAAGAGTCAAAAGTATTATTAAAGCTCCACCTATTGTTGCATTATTTGCGGTTTCAGAAGCTATGAGTCCATCTATAAACCCTGTTCCAAATTTTTCAGGAGTTTTTGATCTTTTTTTACAATATGTATATGCCATTAAATTTGAAGCATTGCCTCCTATTCCTGGAAGTATTCCTATTACAAGACCAATTATAGAAGCTGGAATAAAATTTTTCATCTGACCTAAAACTTCTTTAAATGAAATCCCAAATCCTTTTGTTGGAGTAACTATTGGTTGTTCTAGCCCTTTAGATTTTACAGTTGATTCTTCAATTATTTGAGAAACTGCAAACACTCCTATTAATAGAGGAATTAGATTAAATCCTGCTGCAAGGTTATCTATTCCAAAAGTATATCTTGTATATGAACTCAAAGTATCTATTCCAACAAAAGATAAAGAAATTCCAAATAGACACGAAATTAATCCTTTTACAATATTACCAGAAGATAATCCTGAAACTGTTGTCAATGCAAAAAGAATAACAGCAAAATATTCATATGGTCCAAATTTCAATGCAAATCCTGCTATTACAGGTCCAAGAAATGTAAGAATTATTGCTCCAAATATTCCACCTAAAAAACTGAATAAGATTGCAATTCCTAGTGCTTTTCCTCCTTCTCCACGTTTGGTCATAGGATAACCATCAAAACAAGTAGCAATAGAAGATGGTGTCCCTGGAATTCCAAGAAGAATAGCTGAAATCAATCCTCCTGAAAGTCCTCCTACATATATAGCTATTAAAAATGAAATTCCATTTATAGGCTGCATTCCAAATGTTATTGGTAAAAATAATGCCAAAGCTGTAAAAGCTGATAACCCTGGAATAGCACCAAAAATTATTCCTACAAAAACTCCTCCTCCTATCAAGAATAAAGTTGTAAAACTAAATATATCAATAAAGCCATTTAATAATTCCATTCTACCTCCTTATCCTAATATTCCTGCTGGCAAAAATATTGAAAATACATTATAAAATAAAAGATATAAAAATATTGGTGTAATAATTGATACAAATCCTGTTATTACTATATATTTTTTATTGTTTAAATATTCCTTTGGTAAGAGCAATAATATTTGTATAAATAAATAGAAAATAGTCAAAATTACAAATCCTACTATTTCTAACAATATTGCATATATAAGTAATATAATCAAAGTCATAATCATTGATAATTTATTTTCAAAAATTTTTCCTGATTTTTCTTTGCTTTTAAATGAAACTACTATTAATATAAAAGATAAAATTCCCATAATAATAGAAACAAGTTGTGGAAAAAATCTTGGTCCCATTATATCCCCAACTGTTACATTTATCTTTAAAGATTGAGTATATATTATTATAGAAAACAGTAGAAAAAATATTCCTGCTCCTAAGTCTTTGTAATTCATCTTTTTTTCCATGTATGTCTCCTTTATAAATATTGCTAAGAGAATTTTCTCTTAGCAATATTATTTATAACTTATTTTTGTAAAAATTCATCTTTATATTTTTCTATATTCTCTTTATAAAATTTATTAGCAAAATTCTGTGCATCTTTCTTTCCAATAAATTTTACTGTTAAAAAATTCTCTTCCATAGTCTTTATATATTCTGGGTCCTTAGTCACTTTTTCTAAAGCATTTGCTAAGATATCTACAATTTCATCTGGAGTATCTGGATGAACCCCTAACCAGAAAAATTTACTGCAATCAATATTTTTAAGCCCATATTCTGAAGCTAGTGGAACATTTGGTAATAATGGATTCTTCTCTGAACCTAACAAAACCAATGCTTGAAATTTACCTTTTTCAAAATAATCTTTCGCTAATCCATATGTCAATACTGCTGAATCTGTCTGCCTTCCTAATAATGCAGTTAATTTAGCTGCGTTATTACCTATATCCATAGGTTTAAATTTAGCATCCCACTCTTTATTCATTGCTATTCCATATATTTGATTAGCAGCTCCTATTTTCATTCCATATTCTATTTTATTAGGATTTAGTTTTGTTTTTTCAACTAAATCTTTTATATTTTTATATCCTGAAGCAGAATTAGTAACTAATACAGTACAATTATCAAATAAAGGAATTCCAACTGTTTTAAATGAATCAAGTGTTATATCTGTTGTTCCCATTAAACTTGGAATATATAAGTCTAACCCATTAATAACCATTGTATATCCATCTGGTTTTGAACTAAGTACTTGTTGCATTCCTATCATTGTAGCTCCACCATCTACATTTGTAACAACTACAGGTTTTTCCAAATATTTTTGCAAATATTTTGCTAAAACTCTAGTATTATAATCTGTATCTCCTCCAGCTTTTAAAGGAACTATAATTTGAATAGGCTTTTTAGGAAAATCTGTTGCTGCTTCTATTTTTTCTGTATTTCCTATTAATCCAATAACTGCCAAAGTCCCTGCCATTAATAATCCTAACTTTTTCTTAAGACTTGTCATTTTTCTCACCTAACTCCTTTTTTATTTTCTGTAGCTTTCCTTAAATTTATTTACATTTTCCAAAGCTAATTTTCCAAGGGAAGTACTATCTGACATCATTACTACCATATCATATCCTTTGTCATACAATTTTTTTGCTCCTTCAAAATCCCCTGCAACAGTTCCTATAAATTTATTTGTTTTAGCAACAACATCTTCTATCCTTTTCACTGCTGCCTTCACTTCATCTGCTTGTGGATTACAAAAATATCCCATTGACGTTGCCAGATCCATCGGTCCTACAAATATTCCATCTACACCTTCAACTTTTACTATTTCTTCTATATTTTTTACTCCTTCAGCACTTTCAATCTGGATAAATATCAATATTTCCTCATTTGCTTTTTTTAAATAATTCATACTATTCATTCCAAAATTTCCAGCTCGTGGACTTGGAGCAATTCCTCTCACTCCTTCAGTTGGATATTTACATGCTTTAACAGCATTTTCTGCATCCTCCTTACTCCCAATATATGGAACAATTACCCCATGTACTCCTGCATCCAATATTTTTTTAATTTGAACAAAATCATTCCAAGGAGTTCTTACAATAGGAGTTACCCCATATTTTGATACAGCCTGCAATTGTTGTATTAATGTCATTATATCTCCTGGACCATGTTCCATATCTATTGACAGTACATCAAATCCTGATTTTGCCATTATTTCTGCAGTAATATTACTTCCAGTTTGTAACCATCCAGCTGAAACCTTTTCTCCATTTTTCAACTTTCTTTTTGCTAAATTCAAAAATTCTTCATCCATTTCCAGCATATCATTCACCTCTATTTTGAAATATTTCATATAATAATTAAACAATTCCTTCTTTTTAAATACATTTATTATATTTAAATATTATCACTTTCACTTTAGATGAACAATCCTCAAAATTAACTAATTTGTATAAAATATTGACTTTTAAAAAATCTCTTAACCATTATTAATATATTTGTAATGATTAAGAGATTTTTTACTTTATCTTTTTTTATTTCCTTTTTGATATCTATAATCAAATTTCCCATGCTCTAAAGTGTCCAATATCATTTCTTGAAGTTCACTTTTTTTAAAATCTTTAGGAGTTATTCCAACTACCTGTTTAAACACTTTTGAAAAATATTGAGAACTGGAAAAGTTTAAAGTTTCACTTACCAATTCAATAGAGTTTTCCATATTCTTTAATAATTTCATTGCTTCCACTATTTTTATATAATTTAAATACTGTATTATGGTCCAATCAATATTCTTTTTAAAGCATCTACATAGGTATTCTTTACTATAATTCAAAGCCTTTTCTAATTCATTTAATGATATTCCCATTTTATAATTCTTTTCAATATAATCTATTACTTTTAAGGTTACTTCATCTGAATTTTCTTTCTTTAATTTAATATGCCTTTTTAATTTTTTTAGTTTTTCTCCTTTTTTTTCTTTTTCATTTTTAGGTTTTAGCTCTCTTAGTATAAAACTAAGGACTAATTCCATTTCTAAAGAAACAATTTTATCTGTATACTCAGATTCATCTTTCCAATATAATTTTATGTCATGAAATAAATCTACTATTTTATCATTTTTTATATTTATATTTTCAGGAAGCTCATTTAACATACTTATTATTTCTTCATTCTCAGTATCAAATTTTATATCTATAAAATTTATACTTTTTCCTTTTATCATATTTATTTCATGTAATATATTTCTATTAATAAAAACAAGTTCATTATCTCTCAGCTTTATTTTTTTATTTCCTACACTTATATACTCTTTTTCATTTCCAGAAATAATAAAAAATATCTGGTAATAACTATGAGAGTGGCTTCTAAATCCCCATCCCTTTTTATATTCTAAAAGCATAATCCAAAGTAATTTTATCCTTTCCATACTTCTCCTCTTCTGCTTCCAATATCTCAAATAACTATCTCAGCCAAATTCTTCTATAATTTATTATACTATTTTTTCATATATTTTTCTTAATACTTTTGAGATTTTCAATATTTTCTCTATGTCAAACATATTTTTTCTGATATACTAATAATATTGAAATAAAAAATAAAAAAATTTATATATAAAGGAGAATTTAATTTTTATGAGTATCTTAGATGTAAGCAATGTCAGCCATGGATTTGGATCAAGAAAAATCCTTGAAGATGCCTCTTTTCGTCTTCTAAAAGGAGAGCATATTGGACTGGTAGGAGCCAATGGAGAGGGAAAAACTACTTTTTTAAATATAATCACTGGAAAACTTCTTCCTGATGAGGGAAAAATAACTTGGTGCAACCATATTACAACTGGATATCTTGATCAATACAGTACCCTTGAAAAAGGTAAAACTATTCGTGATATTCTTCGTTCAGCTTTTTCTCATATGTATGAACTAGAAAAAGAAATGATAGCTGCTTATGATAAAATGACTGACTGTACCCCAGAAGAAATGGAAGTTCTTATAGAAGATGCTGGAGAAATTCAAAGTATATTGGAAAGTGGTGATTTTTATTCATTGGACTCTAAAATAGAAGAATATGCAAGCGGTCTTGGACTTGTTGACATTGGCCTTGATCGTGAT encodes:
- a CDS encoding tripartite tricarboxylate transporter permease; this translates as MELLNGFIDIFSFTTLFLIGGGVFVGIIFGAIPGLSAFTALALFLPITFGMQPINGISFLIAIYVGGLSGGLISAILLGIPGTPSSIATCFDGYPMTKRGEGGKALGIAILFSFLGGIFGAIILTFLGPVIAGFALKFGPYEYFAVILFALTTVSGLSSGNIVKGLISCLFGISLSFVGIDTLSSYTRYTFGIDNLAAGFNLIPLLIGVFAVSQIIEESTVKSKGLEQPIVTPTKGFGISFKEVLGQMKNFIPASIIGLVIGILPGIGGNASNLMAYTYCKKRSKTPEKFGTGFIDGLIASETANNATIGGALIILLTLGIPGDNATSMILAGFQIHGLTPGPLLFETNGELLYALFAAFIFANVCMLILEKLGLPVFTKILKVPTAFLLPIVIAFCYVGAFSANNRVFDITVMVAFGIVGFIMKYFKFPLAPLVVGFILSPLLEENIRRSLMRTEGSFMPIMKSPIAALFLLAALMMVVLSIKSELKAKE
- a CDS encoding HpcH/HpaI aldolase family protein, with amino-acid sequence MKYFKIEVNDMLEMDEEFLNLAKRKLKNGEKVSAGWLQTGSNITAEIMAKSGFDVLSIDMEHGPGDIMTLIQQLQAVSKYGVTPIVRTPWNDFVQIKKILDAGVHGVIVPYIGSKEDAENAVKACKYPTEGVRGIAPSPRAGNFGMNSMNYLKKANEEILIFIQIESAEGVKNIEEIVKVEGVDGIFVGPMDLATSMGYFCNPQADEVKAAVKRIEDVVAKTNKFIGTVAGDFEGAKKLYDKGYDMVVMMSDSTSLGKLALENVNKFKESYRK
- a CDS encoding four-carbon acid sugar kinase family protein; the protein is MKEILNFEYTKDQKNEIEELLKIELKKLDKKIIVLDDDPTGTQTVNDIMVYCDWEKETISEAINENNRLFFILTNSRSFSEEKTITVHKEIIDSIIEMSEEKNFFIYSRGDSTLRGHYPIETETLKAEYEDKLNRKIDGEIICPFFFEGKRVTIDGVHYILNNEELIPVGETEFAKDKSFLYKNSDLAKWCEEKSKGKFQEKKAVKIKLEDIREMKIDEITKKLLNVSTFNKVIVDSVNYYDLKIFAICFLRAIYFGKEYIIRGAASLVKVLSACKERELLTRDDILNLKTRNGGVIIIGSHVTKTTEQLEELKKSSIIQLEFNQHLVLDNKKFEKEIERVTKKAEEIISQGKDIVIYTKRKRLDIPNGTEDEQLKIATKISDGLIDIIKNIEIRPAFIIAKGGITSSDTATKGLGIRKAKVLGQLAPGIPVWLSGKESKYPDLPYIVFPGNVGEKETLLSIYEEIASEVKENRKTK
- a CDS encoding tripartite tricarboxylate transporter substrate binding protein — its product is MTSLKKKLGLLMAGTLAVIGLIGNTEKIEAATDFPKKPIQIIVPLKAGGDTDYNTRVLAKYLQKYLEKPVVVTNVDGGATMIGMQQVLSSKPDGYTMVINGLDLYIPSLMGTTDITLDSFKTVGIPLFDNCTVLVTNSASGYKNIKDLVEKTKLNPNKIEYGMKIGAANQIYGIAMNKEWDAKFKPMDIGNNAAKLTALLGRQTDSAVLTYGLAKDYFEKGKFQALVLLGSEKNPLLPNVPLASEYGLKNIDCSKFFWLGVHPDTPDEIVDILANALEKVTKDPEYIKTMEENFLTVKFIGKKDAQNFANKFYKENIEKYKDEFLQK
- a CDS encoding AraC family transcriptional regulator; translated protein: MERIKLLWIMLLEYKKGWGFRSHSHSYYQIFFIISGNEKEYISVGNKKIKLRDNELVFINRNILHEINMIKGKSINFIDIKFDTENEEIISMLNELPENINIKNDKIVDLFHDIKLYWKDESEYTDKIVSLEMELVLSFILRELKPKNEKEKKGEKLKKLKRHIKLKKENSDEVTLKVIDYIEKNYKMGISLNELEKALNYSKEYLCRCFKKNIDWTIIQYLNYIKIVEAMKLLKNMENSIELVSETLNFSSSQYFSKVFKQVVGITPKDFKKSELQEMILDTLEHGKFDYRYQKGNKKR
- a CDS encoding tripartite tricarboxylate transporter TctB family protein — translated: MEKKMNYKDLGAGIFFLLFSIIIYTQSLKINVTVGDIMGPRFFPQLVSIIMGILSFILIVVSFKSKEKSGKIFENKLSMIMTLIILLIYAILLEIVGFVILTIFYLFIQILLLLPKEYLNNKKYIVITGFVSIITPIFLYLLFYNVFSIFLPAGILG